DNA sequence from the bacterium genome:
GGTCAAACGCGACGACGTGGTGGCGCATCTGGCAGAAATGGTCGATGCGGTCCATGCGGACAACGCCATCGCCGGGGTACATTGTTGCGGCAACACCGAATGGAGCATTCTCATCGACGCCGGCGTGGATCTGATCAATTTCGACGCCTTTGAATACGGCGAAACCATCGCCATCTACAGCGATGCGGTCAAGGCGCATCTGCAGCGCGGCGGCGGGTTGGCCTGGGGTGTGGTGCCGACCTCCACTGCGGTTCGCGAGCAAAACGTCGAGTCGCTGAGCGCGCATCTGGAAAGAATGATGGACCATCTCGCCGGCAAGGGCATCGACAAACGATTGATCGTCGACCAGGCGGTAATCAGCCCCTCCTGTGGCACCGGCTCCATGGATCCAGCGGATGCAGAAAAGGTATTCGAACTCACAAATCAGCTCTCAGCCGCCATGCGTCATAAATATGGGTTTTAAACGGAGACCTGAATGAAACTGGCCATATCCGGCAAAGGCGGCGTCGGCAAATCGACCCTGGCGGCGGCACTCGCTCTATTGCTGGCAGACAAAGGGCATCGCGTATTGGCGGTGGACGCCGATCCGGATGCCAATCTCGCCGCCGCCCTCGGCATTCCGCTGGAGCAGCAGAAGCAAATCGTGCCGATTTCCGAGCAGATTGCGCTGATCGAGGAGCGCACCGGCGCCAAGGTCAAGCAGTATGGAAAGATCTTTCGCCTGAATCCGGAGGTCAGCGACATAGCCAACCGCTTTGCTCTCCATCACCGCGGCGTCGCGCTGATCGTGCTGGGCGCCATCGAAAGAGGCGGCAGCGGCTGTGCCTGTCCGGAAAGCGTGCTCCTCCGCGCTCTGGTCACCGATCTGGTCCTGTACAAGAATGAGGCCCTGATCATGGATATGGAGGCCGGTGTGGAGCATCTCGGCAGGGCAACGGCGCGCGGAGTCGACCGGCTTTTGGTGGTGGTCGAACCCGGCCAACGCTCGATCGACAGCGCCCGGCGCGTTCAGCGCATGGCCGGAGAGATTGGGCTGCAGCGGCTCGCATTTGTCGGCAACAAGATCACCGGACCGGCCGATGAAGCCTTTATCCGCCAAGCTTTAGCGGAGCAAGAATTTATCGGCATGATTCCTTTTGCCGAATCTCTGCGCCGCGCCGACCGCGACGGGGTAGCGGTGCTGGATCATCTCGATGCGGAATTAACCCGCTGTTTCGTGGAAATTTTAGCCAAAGCAACCGCCTCGCGCTGATTTCAATGACAGAGCCAGGTTGGAAGAGCTGACTCGAATTTTCAGCCGTTTACAAGAGCGCACGGCAGTCCGCTTTTACAGTGACGGCCAGGTCGTTTCGGCCAAAATCGCTTTAATTGTTTTGTCCTTTATCAGGCGAATAGAATGTCTCGATTCATAGCCATTACAGGCAAGGGCGGCGTGGGCAAAACCACTCTGGCTGCTCTGCTGGTCAATCGTTTGATCCGCCGCGGCCGCAAACCGGTTCTCGCCGTCGATGCCGACCCCAACGCGTGTCTGGACGCTGCGCTGGGCGTACAAGTCCGAAAAAGTCTGGGAACGGTGCGCGAGGAGGCGAGAGAAATCGCCGGCAAAGGCATGGCCACCGGTGTTTCCAAACAACAGCTGCTGGAACTGAAAATCGCCGAAAGTTTAGTGGAGGGGACCGATTTTGACCTCATCAGCATGGGGCGTCCTGAGGGGCCGGGCTGCTATTGTTATGCAAACAATGTATTAAAAAACGCCATGGTGCAAATAGCGGATAATTATCCCTATGTTGTTTTGGACAATGAGGCGGGTTTGGAAAACCTGTCGCGCCGAATCGTGCAATCAGTCGATCTGCTGGTCCTGGTCGCCGATCCGTCGCAACGGGGCTTGGAGACGGTGCAGCGCCTCAGCCGCCTGGCGGGCGAAATGGGGATTGTCTATGCCAAATGCGCCTTAGTGGTCAATCGCCTGCGGCATGAGGAACTGCCGACGCGCAGTCAACAAATAGCAGGCGCCGTAGGCGCTGATTATCTCGTCGCTCTGCCTGATGACGAACAGATCGCGTCCATCAGCGAAAACGGCCAACCGCTGCACACGTTGTCCGACGATCATACGGTGGTGCAGAAAATCGATCTGTTTCTC
Encoded proteins:
- a CDS encoding AAA family ATPase encodes the protein MKLAISGKGGVGKSTLAAALALLLADKGHRVLAVDADPDANLAAALGIPLEQQKQIVPISEQIALIEERTGAKVKQYGKIFRLNPEVSDIANRFALHHRGVALIVLGAIERGGSGCACPESVLLRALVTDLVLYKNEALIMDMEAGVEHLGRATARGVDRLLVVVEPGQRSIDSARRVQRMAGEIGLQRLAFVGNKITGPADEAFIRQALAEQEFIGMIPFAESLRRADRDGVAVLDHLDAELTRCFVEILAKATASR
- a CDS encoding AAA family ATPase; translated protein: MSRFIAITGKGGVGKTTLAALLVNRLIRRGRKPVLAVDADPNACLDAALGVQVRKSLGTVREEAREIAGKGMATGVSKQQLLELKIAESLVEGTDFDLISMGRPEGPGCYCYANNVLKNAMVQIADNYPYVVLDNEAGLENLSRRIVQSVDLLVLVADPSQRGLETVQRLSRLAGEMGIVYAKCALVVNRLRHEELPTRSQQIAGAVGADYLVALPDDEQIASISENGQPLHTLSDDHTVVQKIDLFLADAGY